Proteins from a single region of Sphingomonas morindae:
- a CDS encoding FUSC family protein translates to MSTRAAVPAPPFSVHGTIRALRTPKLDDLLLSVKAALAVAISLAIGFSQNLDNPYWSALTIYVLLVQPGTGAFRSRALFRLAGTAMGGVTAVLLASTFGSNIGVLVTVLILAVVATYYPAKLDRTPAAYMWVSASLTICVIGVVHVEAPGSIFFFAATRVAESSLGILAILLVDSLILPRAATPDFLAKMTEWRRQAAELANVWLAPHAVHDAPSRWNSRESLCRLAGLLAPLDALFVQLPYDIVARPPRHSELRLLRMTIAHIIAHLASADLWLQADHQGRADVGSMDRDQAEVREWLLERLDYGSGAIEDHIVRGCRLRDRLSEASRDAAALEDVPDLLCSFARIRLSELVGHWCRLESLLQCVATTGSVPSELRGDGRHARPVRSVDYLLGAFDVAPLALALTAAAIAWYATAWSDGAYSLLFVYVSLGFVLGTSGALVSSTGICLWLAVAGMIALTYEVGILPRVTAFPVLIGVLTMIQLPLGAMMGMAPAAILVIANTFAFLGLQNAYVPDYDTTLHILFACLAAGLFSVASLHVCSFDRPSFVARRLIGSQRSEVVEMASARILPDEDRFVSLSIDRIAQYGVIAPGLPHDDPTGFEALLKAFLTAAALRCLRTHQNEVAAPTRDAIADLRRAIARRFSAEKTGPTPSLALVERVWTSLARESGNLAAAELCGSLASLRMTLAAEPIVADPRESAA, encoded by the coding sequence ATGTCGACCAGAGCCGCTGTTCCTGCTCCCCCGTTCAGCGTCCATGGAACGATCCGGGCGCTTCGCACGCCTAAGCTGGACGACCTCCTGCTTTCCGTAAAGGCGGCCCTCGCCGTCGCCATTTCGCTGGCAATCGGCTTCAGCCAGAACCTCGACAATCCCTACTGGTCCGCCCTCACGATCTACGTGCTCCTGGTTCAACCCGGCACCGGAGCGTTTCGCTCGCGTGCCCTGTTCCGCCTGGCGGGCACCGCGATGGGAGGGGTGACTGCGGTCCTGCTCGCTTCGACATTCGGCAGCAACATCGGCGTCCTTGTGACGGTGCTCATTCTCGCTGTTGTCGCCACCTATTACCCCGCCAAGCTCGACCGCACGCCCGCCGCCTACATGTGGGTCTCCGCTTCGCTGACGATCTGCGTGATCGGCGTCGTCCACGTCGAGGCACCGGGAAGCATCTTTTTCTTCGCCGCCACCCGAGTTGCGGAGAGCAGCCTCGGCATCCTTGCCATCCTGTTGGTCGACAGTCTGATCCTGCCGCGTGCCGCCACGCCCGACTTCCTGGCCAAGATGACGGAATGGCGGCGACAGGCGGCCGAGTTGGCGAACGTCTGGCTGGCACCCCATGCCGTGCATGACGCGCCGTCGCGCTGGAATTCCCGCGAGAGCCTGTGCCGGCTTGCCGGCCTGCTGGCCCCGCTCGACGCGCTGTTCGTGCAGCTGCCATATGATATCGTGGCGCGACCGCCGCGGCATAGTGAGCTCCGGCTGCTCAGGATGACTATCGCCCACATCATAGCCCACCTCGCCTCGGCGGACCTTTGGCTGCAAGCCGATCACCAGGGCCGAGCGGATGTTGGCTCGATGGACCGGGACCAGGCGGAGGTCCGAGAGTGGCTGCTCGAGCGCCTCGATTACGGAAGCGGGGCGATCGAGGATCATATTGTTCGAGGCTGCCGATTGCGGGACAGGTTGTCAGAGGCGAGCAGGGATGCGGCGGCGCTTGAGGATGTGCCCGATTTGCTCTGCTCATTCGCGCGTATCCGCCTCTCCGAACTCGTCGGTCATTGGTGTCGCCTGGAAAGTCTACTTCAATGCGTGGCAACGACCGGCTCCGTCCCAAGCGAACTGCGGGGGGACGGCCGGCACGCACGTCCGGTGCGAAGCGTCGATTACCTGCTCGGCGCTTTCGACGTCGCGCCCTTGGCGCTGGCGCTGACCGCGGCCGCTATCGCCTGGTATGCCACGGCTTGGAGTGATGGCGCCTACTCGCTTCTGTTCGTCTACGTCTCGCTAGGCTTTGTTCTCGGCACCTCCGGCGCACTGGTTTCTTCGACCGGCATCTGCCTTTGGCTGGCGGTCGCCGGAATGATCGCGCTCACCTATGAGGTGGGCATTCTGCCACGCGTCACTGCCTTCCCTGTCCTGATCGGCGTGCTCACCATGATCCAGCTCCCGCTGGGCGCGATGATGGGCATGGCGCCGGCTGCCATCCTGGTCATCGCGAATACGTTCGCCTTCCTTGGTCTTCAGAACGCCTATGTACCGGACTACGACACGACCTTGCATATCCTGTTCGCCTGCCTTGCCGCAGGCCTGTTCAGCGTCGCCTCACTTCATGTTTGCAGCTTTGACCGTCCGTCTTTCGTGGCTCGGCGGCTGATTGGCAGTCAGCGCAGCGAAGTCGTCGAGATGGCGAGTGCTCGCATCCTGCCGGACGAGGATCGTTTTGTCTCGCTCAGCATCGATAGGATCGCACAATACGGCGTGATCGCGCCGGGGCTACCGCACGACGATCCGACCGGCTTCGAGGCGCTGCTCAAGGCGTTCCTCACCGCCGCCGCTCTACGTTGCCTCAGAACACACCAGAACGAAGTGGCCGCGCCGACCCGCGACGCGATCGCCGACCTGCGCCGCGCGATCGCTCGACGGTTCAGCGCAGAGAAGACCGGTCCCACCCCGTCGCTCGCACTCGTCGAGCGGGTATGGACCTCGCTGGCGCGGGAGAGCGGCAACTTGGCCGCTGCCGAGTTGTGCGGCTCGCTGGCCTCCTTGCGGATGACGCTGGCCGCCGAACCGATCGTTGCGGACCCGCGAGAAAGTGCTGCGTGA
- a CDS encoding DUF1656 domain-containing protein, with product MTAQFAIGGVYLSPIIPEVALALFLTALLSVLLVRSGFYRFVWHRPLVEVAIFCILLALLAGAPLVGVAR from the coding sequence GTGACGGCCCAGTTCGCCATCGGAGGCGTGTACCTCTCGCCGATCATTCCCGAGGTGGCACTTGCACTGTTCCTGACGGCATTGCTCTCGGTGCTGCTTGTGCGAAGCGGGTTTTATCGGTTCGTCTGGCACCGTCCTCTCGTCGAGGTCGCGATCTTCTGCATCCTGCTCGCGCTCCTCGCGGGGGCGCCGCTGGTTGGAGTGGCTCGATGA
- a CDS encoding efflux RND transporter periplasmic adaptor subunit: protein MSRALPQIGRILVTLVFAAAAVGALISVWHRYQDYPWTRDGKLRADSVQVAADVSGLVTRVAVHDNQFVRAGQILFVVDKERYAAQMEQAAAAVARARASLVDAIRERQRYVALGDLVSREVRDQRVTAADIDRASVRQALADLRVARINLARSDVRARVDGYVTGFTLRPGDYVAAGSPRFALLDVDSYYVLGYFEETKLHGLRLGDQATITLLGDEQPIRGHVDSLSAGIADREDSGSAALLPNVNPTFSWVRLAQRVPVRIVIDQVPEGVRLVAGRTATVTIRPNAERVTPAGLPATPIHRANKAPLFRPSAPPRIAIGRVDLP from the coding sequence ATGAGCCGAGCGCTGCCGCAGATTGGCCGGATCCTCGTCACGCTCGTCTTCGCGGCGGCGGCAGTGGGGGCACTCATCTCTGTCTGGCATCGCTACCAGGATTATCCCTGGACCCGTGATGGGAAGCTGCGTGCCGACAGCGTCCAGGTCGCGGCCGACGTCTCCGGATTGGTCACCCGGGTCGCGGTGCACGACAACCAGTTCGTACGGGCCGGGCAGATCCTGTTCGTCGTCGACAAGGAGCGCTACGCCGCGCAGATGGAGCAGGCGGCGGCCGCCGTGGCTCGTGCGCGCGCATCCCTTGTGGACGCCATCCGGGAACGCCAGCGCTACGTAGCCTTGGGCGACCTGGTCAGTCGCGAGGTGAGGGACCAGCGGGTTACGGCCGCCGATATCGACCGAGCCTCAGTTCGACAGGCGCTGGCCGACCTCCGGGTCGCCCGCATCAATCTTGCAAGGTCGGACGTGCGTGCGCGCGTCGACGGCTACGTCACCGGCTTCACGTTGCGCCCGGGCGACTATGTCGCAGCTGGCAGCCCGCGGTTCGCCCTGCTGGACGTCGACAGCTACTACGTGCTCGGGTATTTCGAAGAGACGAAGCTCCACGGCCTTCGACTAGGCGATCAGGCGACGATAACTCTGCTCGGGGACGAGCAGCCGATACGGGGCCACGTGGACAGCTTGTCGGCTGGCATAGCCGACCGCGAGGACAGTGGCTCGGCCGCTCTTCTACCCAACGTAAATCCGACCTTTTCCTGGGTCCGCCTCGCGCAAAGAGTCCCGGTCCGCATCGTCATCGATCAAGTGCCGGAAGGTGTGCGCCTCGTCGCCGGGCGCACGGCTACTGTCACGATCCGGCCAAATGCGGAGCGGGTCACGCCAGCCGGCCTGCCTGCCACGCCGATCCACCGGGCGAACAAGGCCCCGCTCTTCCGTCCATCAGCGCCGCCGCGAATTGCCATCGGCAGGGTCGATTTACCGTGA
- a CDS encoding (Fe-S)-binding protein, giving the protein MRVGLFVPCYVDAFHPEVGIATLQLLERLGCDVEYPIDQTCCGQPMTNTGCHEESAATEALFVRNFAPYDYIVGPSGSCVHQVRFNLDAIEQTEEVTGVRGKIYELVEFLHDILKIDEFPWAEFPHRVALHNNCQSLRGLHLASMSELHEVPFSKPRNLLEKVKGLEFVELARPDECCGFGGTFSVFEEGVSAKMGHDKVKDQHQSRAEYVTSSDSSCMLHQQGCAERLGLPLRYIHIAQILNGAKA; this is encoded by the coding sequence ATGCGCGTCGGATTGTTTGTTCCCTGCTACGTCGATGCCTTCCATCCCGAGGTCGGAATAGCGACGCTCCAGCTCCTCGAGCGTCTCGGCTGCGATGTCGAATATCCGATCGACCAGACGTGCTGTGGTCAGCCTATGACCAACACTGGGTGTCACGAGGAGTCCGCGGCGACGGAAGCATTGTTCGTCCGAAACTTCGCTCCTTATGACTACATCGTCGGGCCATCCGGCAGTTGCGTCCATCAAGTCCGCTTCAACCTCGACGCGATCGAGCAGACCGAGGAGGTGACGGGTGTTCGTGGGAAGATCTACGAACTGGTGGAGTTTCTTCACGACATTCTGAAGATCGACGAGTTTCCCTGGGCCGAGTTCCCGCACAGGGTGGCGTTGCACAATAACTGCCAGTCGCTTCGAGGACTGCACCTCGCCAGCATGTCGGAACTCCACGAGGTGCCCTTCTCCAAGCCCCGGAACCTGCTGGAGAAGGTGAAGGGCCTCGAATTCGTGGAACTCGCCCGGCCCGACGAGTGCTGTGGTTTCGGAGGGACGTTCTCGGTCTTCGAAGAAGGTGTTTCGGCGAAGATGGGTCACGACAAGGTGAAGGACCAACATCAGAGCCGGGCGGAATACGTCACCTCGTCCGACAGCTCCTGCATGCTGCATCAGCAGGGATGCGCCGAGCGCCTCGGGCTCCCGCTCCGCTACATCCACATCGCTCAGATCCTGAACGGAGCCAAGGCATGA
- a CDS encoding lactate utilization protein B — translation MTDPQHTLRRDAMLHPEMLDPGPGEGAQRGGRRLDHAEGQSKPLRSRTPEAQPRGAVIKGDRPVDQAEAADRFIGATEHEKMHDERLWDLRQKRDRETHGLPEWEELRNLASAIKEHTLANLDKYLDQFETNARAQGIHVHWARDGEEHNRIVLGILRDHGAKRLIKSKSMLTEECNFRDFMKEHEVEVIETDLGERIQQLDGEAPSHVVVPAVHKLRTDVAAVFAEKLGSDPDNDDVHYLAERQREATRPLILSADAGMTGCNFAVAETGAVVVCTNEGNADLSANTPPLHIVSAGIEKVIPTMDHLAVFVRMLSRSALGSPLTQYTSYFRGPRRGGEMHIVLVDNGRSDRLGMEKFWSSLKCIRCGACMNTCPVFRRSGGLSYGATYAGPIGLILDPTFSARKYSNLPFASTLNGSCTNVCPVKINIHEQIADWRKVLAETHELPLLKKGMMKAAGALLANPALYRAALPVANSALRHLPRFVIYNRMNTWGRGREVPHAPKQTFHQWYKDNRETKA, via the coding sequence ATGACCGACCCGCAGCATACGCTCCGTCGCGACGCCATGCTTCATCCGGAGATGCTGGATCCGGGGCCCGGCGAGGGCGCGCAGCGAGGCGGCAGGCGGCTCGATCACGCCGAGGGCCAGTCCAAGCCGCTCCGGTCTCGGACGCCAGAAGCCCAACCTCGTGGCGCGGTGATCAAAGGCGACCGCCCCGTTGATCAAGCCGAGGCGGCGGACCGGTTCATCGGCGCGACCGAGCACGAGAAGATGCACGACGAGCGGCTATGGGATCTTCGTCAAAAGCGTGACCGCGAGACGCACGGCCTCCCGGAATGGGAGGAACTGCGCAACCTCGCCTCCGCGATCAAGGAGCACACCCTCGCCAATCTGGACAAGTACCTTGATCAGTTCGAAACCAACGCCCGCGCCCAGGGTATCCACGTCCACTGGGCTCGCGACGGCGAGGAGCATAATCGGATCGTCCTCGGCATCCTGCGCGATCACGGAGCCAAGCGACTGATCAAGAGCAAGTCGATGCTCACCGAGGAGTGCAACTTCCGGGACTTCATGAAGGAGCACGAGGTCGAGGTCATAGAGACAGATCTCGGCGAGCGCATTCAACAGCTTGATGGCGAGGCTCCGAGCCACGTGGTGGTGCCCGCGGTGCACAAGCTGCGGACGGACGTCGCCGCGGTGTTCGCCGAGAAGCTCGGATCGGACCCGGACAACGATGACGTACACTACCTTGCCGAGCGGCAGCGCGAAGCGACGCGACCGCTGATCCTGTCGGCGGACGCCGGCATGACCGGCTGCAACTTCGCGGTCGCTGAGACCGGTGCGGTGGTGGTCTGCACCAACGAGGGCAACGCCGACCTTTCCGCCAACACGCCGCCGCTCCACATCGTCTCGGCCGGGATCGAGAAGGTGATCCCGACGATGGACCACTTGGCCGTATTCGTCCGGATGCTGTCGCGGTCAGCGCTCGGCTCCCCGCTCACGCAGTACACGTCCTATTTCCGCGGTCCACGCCGAGGCGGCGAGATGCACATCGTGCTGGTCGACAACGGTCGCTCCGACCGGCTCGGCATGGAGAAGTTCTGGTCGTCGCTGAAGTGCATTCGCTGCGGAGCCTGCATGAACACATGCCCGGTCTTCCGTCGCAGCGGCGGCCTCAGCTACGGCGCCACCTACGCCGGACCGATCGGACTGATCCTCGATCCCACCTTCAGCGCTCGCAAGTACAGCAACCTGCCTTTCGCCTCGACCCTCAACGGCAGCTGCACGAACGTCTGCCCAGTGAAGATCAACATTCACGAGCAGATCGCGGACTGGCGCAAGGTGCTGGCGGAGACGCATGAGCTGCCGTTGCTGAAGAAGGGGATGATGAAGGCGGCGGGCGCCCTGCTCGCCAATCCGGCGCTCTACCGGGCAGCGCTTCCCGTGGCGAACAGCGCGCTTCGCCATCTCCCGCGCTTCGTCATCTACAACCGGATGAATACCTGGGGGAGGGGCCGCGAGGTGCCCCATGCACCCAAGCAGACCTTCCATCAGTGGTACAAGGACAATCGGGAGACGAAGGCGTGA
- a CDS encoding cytochrome ubiquinol oxidase subunit I, which yields MAMDVTPLLLSRIQFAFTISFHIIFPAFTVGLAAWLAYLQGCSLILKAPVYDRLFSFWLRIFGIAFGLGVVSGIVMAFQFGTNWSELSRRAGPIQGPLLGYESFTAFAIEASFFGVLVLGRDRVTRGFYFFSSLMVCLGTTMSSFWIMVNNSWMQAPVGFVQGPDGVFVPTSWTAIIFSPVVWVRVPHMVLAAYVTTSFCIAATGAWYALRGMNKVEARAMLRMGLGLAAILVPAQLLFGHLTGDYVHKWQPTKFAAIEARWHDEQPASEVLIAWPDQKNERNRFTLSVPYLGSLIATSTLNSKEVGLTDWAPSDRPPVAIPFLAFRIMVGCGLLMLALAWSGSVLHALGRLERARWLLWSIFFSFPLGFIATLTGWFTAEVGRQPWTIYGQVRTARAATPFLTTPQVAASLIVFAVVYALIFVAGTIYIYRLLKAGAFPAPGHLGTETNPKRPLSVPGSSPGVDSAAGLAAAE from the coding sequence ATGGCCATGGACGTCACCCCGCTGCTTCTGTCGCGAATCCAGTTCGCCTTCACGATCTCGTTCCACATCATCTTTCCTGCATTCACCGTCGGGCTTGCGGCTTGGCTCGCCTACCTTCAGGGCTGCTCGCTGATCCTGAAGGCACCGGTTTATGACCGGCTGTTCTCATTCTGGCTGCGTATCTTCGGCATCGCCTTCGGCCTCGGAGTCGTCTCGGGCATCGTCATGGCCTTTCAATTTGGAACGAATTGGAGCGAGCTGTCGCGGCGCGCGGGACCGATCCAAGGCCCGCTGCTTGGCTACGAGAGCTTCACGGCCTTCGCGATCGAGGCGTCGTTCTTCGGCGTGCTCGTGCTTGGTCGCGACAGAGTTACGAGAGGATTCTACTTCTTCTCGTCGCTGATGGTGTGCCTTGGCACCACCATGTCCTCCTTTTGGATAATGGTGAACAACAGCTGGATGCAGGCGCCGGTCGGTTTCGTGCAGGGGCCGGACGGGGTGTTCGTGCCGACGAGCTGGACGGCAATCATCTTTAGTCCGGTCGTGTGGGTCCGGGTGCCGCACATGGTGCTCGCCGCCTACGTCACAACCTCGTTCTGCATCGCCGCGACCGGCGCGTGGTATGCGTTGCGTGGCATGAACAAGGTCGAGGCGCGCGCGATGCTGCGCATGGGCCTCGGCCTCGCCGCCATTCTCGTGCCTGCTCAGCTTCTCTTCGGCCACCTGACGGGCGACTACGTCCACAAGTGGCAGCCCACGAAGTTCGCCGCCATCGAGGCGCGCTGGCATGACGAACAGCCGGCCTCGGAAGTGCTGATCGCCTGGCCGGACCAGAAGAACGAGCGTAATCGGTTCACGCTGAGCGTGCCCTATCTGGGAAGTCTGATCGCAACGTCGACGCTGAACTCGAAGGAGGTCGGCCTGACGGACTGGGCCCCTTCCGATCGGCCGCCCGTGGCGATACCCTTCCTCGCGTTCCGCATCATGGTCGGGTGCGGCCTGCTGATGCTGGCACTCGCCTGGAGTGGCTCGGTCCTCCACGCGCTCGGCAGGCTCGAGCGGGCGCGGTGGCTGCTGTGGTCCATCTTCTTCTCCTTTCCACTCGGCTTCATCGCCACGCTGACGGGATGGTTCACGGCGGAGGTCGGGCGACAGCCCTGGACGATCTACGGCCAGGTAAGAACCGCGCGGGCGGCCACGCCTTTCCTCACGACGCCGCAGGTGGCGGCCAGCCTCATCGTGTTCGCGGTGGTGTATGCGCTGATCTTCGTGGCGGGCACCATCTACATCTACCGATTGCTCAAGGCCGGCGCCTTCCCCGCGCCCGGACATCTCGGCACCGAGACCAATCCCAAACGGCCCCTCTCCGTGCCCGGCAGCAGTCCGGGAGTGGATTCGGCGGCCGGCTTGGCCGCGGCGGAGTAG
- the cydB gene encoding cytochrome d ubiquinol oxidase subunit II, whose product MIDFWAAALGLMLLMYVLLDGFDLGVGMLFGIAPHEAARRQMMRVIAPVWDGNETWLVLTATILFGAFPHVYALLLSAFYLPLLVMLAAIILRGVAFEFRYKSIGLRHVWDLGFAGGSVLIAFVQGAAIGALVQELPVRGGQYVGGAFGWFSPFAILCGLGLVFGYALLGAAWLCAKTEGEVRDLGYRYLPRLLAAVLVFLLLAFTYAIGLDLRVLHRWSERPAMMTFPAIGLAASTVLAVAIRRRYDGALYPMGMLIFGSAFGTLVASFLPYMVPFSVTIDQAAAPHASLAFLFWGAGVVVLPITLIYTAVVYRVFRGKIDPETNYL is encoded by the coding sequence ATGATCGACTTTTGGGCCGCCGCCCTCGGGCTGATGCTCCTCATGTATGTTCTGCTCGACGGCTTCGACCTCGGGGTCGGCATGCTGTTCGGCATCGCTCCCCATGAGGCGGCCAGGCGGCAGATGATGCGAGTGATCGCACCCGTTTGGGACGGCAACGAGACCTGGCTCGTCCTGACCGCGACGATCCTTTTCGGCGCCTTTCCGCACGTGTATGCGCTCCTTCTTTCCGCCTTCTACCTGCCATTGCTTGTCATGCTGGCGGCGATCATCCTGCGCGGCGTTGCTTTCGAGTTTCGCTACAAGTCGATCGGTCTTCGACATGTGTGGGACCTCGGCTTCGCCGGCGGCTCTGTCCTGATCGCGTTCGTGCAGGGTGCCGCCATTGGTGCCCTCGTGCAGGAGCTTCCGGTCAGGGGAGGCCAATATGTCGGCGGCGCCTTCGGCTGGTTCAGTCCATTCGCGATCCTCTGCGGCCTTGGGCTCGTCTTCGGCTACGCGCTGCTCGGAGCGGCCTGGCTCTGCGCCAAGACCGAAGGCGAGGTCCGCGATCTCGGATATCGATATCTGCCTCGGCTCCTGGCGGCGGTGCTGGTCTTCCTCCTCTTGGCCTTCACCTACGCGATCGGCCTCGACCTTCGCGTGCTGCACCGGTGGTCGGAGCGGCCTGCCATGATGACGTTTCCAGCGATTGGCCTTGCAGCATCCACCGTGCTGGCCGTCGCGATTCGGCGCCGTTACGACGGCGCTCTCTACCCGATGGGCATGTTGATCTTCGGCTCGGCGTTCGGGACGCTCGTGGCGTCCTTCCTGCCGTACATGGTGCCCTTCAGCGTGACGATCGATCAGGCGGCGGCGCCGCACGCCAGTCTCGCTTTCCTCTTCTGGGGAGCAGGCGTCGTCGTACTGCCGATAACCCTGATCTACACGGCCGTCGTCTACCGCGTCTTCCGCGGCAAGATTGATCCCGAAACAAATTACCTCTGA
- a CDS encoding efflux transporter outer membrane subunit: protein MSARNWVVAVGLLAGACTVGPDYRRPAILAETRSAPPLVEGTSTAFTSEPLPDRWWQMYDVPALDALITKALIRNADLRKALATLEATQSAMRAIELERTPQSTFTGSATYGQGSADAAGATKALKPRPVYAFAEAISYDLDLFGRLRRNVESGRAEVDVARAALDLTRINVAAQVARAYSAVCATGNQIAVNDRSIELARDIVSVSDRRFRGGISGINDVVRARALLAQTEADRPTYVARQRAALYLLATLTGDPPEQVPIAVSGCASPAVVRRPIPTGDGAALLRRRPDIRQAERRLAGEVAAIGVTTAALYPSITLGGDLGTVATRAGDILRDRAFSGKLGPLVSWSFPNVAVARAEVAQANALARADLAAFDGTVLAALRETETSMSALTRQIENERSLMEARDQAAIAARNTKRLYAGGIGEFIDTLDAERTLIQADAMLADATAQLADRQVDLFLALGGGWQDAPQPLETPLDDVVVTRRRGPDPSRNGTRRNSPDQRRGGD from the coding sequence GTGAGCGCGAGAAATTGGGTTGTGGCGGTAGGGCTGCTTGCCGGAGCTTGTACGGTCGGACCAGATTACCGCCGCCCCGCGATACTTGCGGAAACCAGATCCGCGCCACCACTGGTCGAGGGAACGTCGACCGCTTTCACATCCGAGCCACTACCAGACCGATGGTGGCAAATGTACGACGTGCCCGCCCTCGACGCCCTGATAACCAAGGCGCTCATACGCAACGCGGATCTGCGGAAGGCGCTCGCGACATTGGAAGCCACACAGTCGGCCATGCGCGCGATCGAGCTGGAACGCACGCCGCAATCGACCTTCACGGGAAGCGCAACCTACGGTCAGGGCTCGGCGGACGCGGCCGGCGCGACGAAAGCGCTGAAGCCCCGCCCGGTTTACGCATTCGCCGAGGCCATATCCTACGATCTCGATCTTTTTGGCCGACTCCGGCGCAACGTCGAATCGGGGAGGGCGGAGGTAGATGTTGCGCGCGCCGCCCTTGACCTCACCAGGATCAACGTCGCCGCGCAGGTCGCACGCGCCTATTCCGCCGTTTGCGCGACCGGGAATCAGATCGCCGTGAACGATCGCTCTATAGAGCTCGCGCGCGACATCGTGTCAGTCTCGGATCGCCGGTTCCGAGGAGGCATCTCGGGTATCAACGACGTCGTCCGCGCTCGCGCACTGCTCGCGCAGACGGAGGCGGATCGCCCGACCTATGTGGCTCGGCAACGGGCTGCCCTCTACTTGCTCGCGACGCTGACCGGTGATCCGCCGGAGCAGGTGCCGATCGCCGTATCTGGATGCGCGTCACCTGCCGTCGTGAGAAGGCCTATCCCGACTGGCGATGGTGCCGCCCTGCTCCGGCGGCGGCCGGATATCAGGCAGGCCGAGCGGCGGCTGGCGGGCGAGGTTGCTGCGATCGGAGTCACTACCGCCGCGCTATACCCCTCGATCACCTTGGGTGGCGACTTGGGGACCGTCGCAACGAGGGCAGGGGACATCCTTCGCGATCGGGCCTTCAGCGGCAAGCTCGGCCCTCTCGTGAGCTGGAGCTTCCCGAACGTGGCAGTGGCAAGGGCGGAAGTTGCCCAAGCAAATGCTCTGGCCCGTGCCGACCTGGCCGCTTTCGACGGAACCGTCCTCGCCGCTCTGCGGGAAACCGAAACCTCCATGTCCGCTTTGACCAGGCAGATAGAGAACGAGCGCAGCCTGATGGAGGCTCGCGATCAGGCCGCTATCGCCGCTCGAAATACCAAGCGGCTATATGCCGGCGGAATTGGGGAGTTCATCGACACGCTGGATGCAGAACGGACGCTCATTCAGGCCGATGCGATGCTGGCGGACGCGACCGCGCAACTGGCGGATCGTCAGGTCGATCTGTTCCTAGCGCTTGGTGGCGGATGGCAGGACGCGCCGCAGCCGCTTGAGACACCGCTCGACGACGTAGTCGTCACACGCAGGCGCGGCCCCGACCCGAGCCGCAACGGCACTCGCAGAAACTCCCCGGATCAGCGCAGGGGAGGCGACTGA
- a CDS encoding LutC/YkgG family protein codes for MSARDEILASVRAHLPRIDRPDPLVPLFDGNAPRDLINAFGEALERMGGELLVTDGSDPIAFVKERLGDAKVVCSAVPEIDGSKQITASTEPTDLADVDVGIVRAAFAIAETGSVCLTEEQLRINTLGYLPQHLIVLVDPADIVPNVHHAYRRLEWRRVHYAVFQTGPSATADIEGVLIHGAQGVRSLQVALVAR; via the coding sequence GTGAGCGCGCGTGACGAAATCCTCGCCTCCGTCCGGGCGCACCTGCCCCGGATAGATCGGCCAGATCCGCTGGTGCCTCTCTTCGACGGGAACGCGCCCCGCGACCTCATCAACGCCTTCGGTGAGGCGCTCGAACGCATGGGCGGCGAACTGTTGGTGACCGACGGATCCGATCCGATTGCCTTCGTGAAGGAGAGGCTCGGAGACGCCAAGGTGGTCTGCTCCGCCGTTCCCGAAATCGACGGAAGCAAGCAGATCACGGCTTCCACCGAACCGACCGATCTTGCCGACGTGGACGTCGGCATCGTGCGGGCGGCATTCGCGATCGCCGAAACGGGATCGGTGTGCCTGACCGAGGAGCAGCTCCGAATCAACACGCTCGGCTATCTACCCCAGCACCTGATCGTCCTCGTTGATCCGGCCGACATCGTCCCGAATGTTCATCACGCCTATCGTCGCCTGGAGTGGCGACGGGTGCATTACGCCGTCTTCCAGACCGGGCCGTCGGCCACTGCGGATATCGAGGGCGTGTTGATCCACGGTGCACAGGGAGTGCGCTCGCTCCAAGTCGCATTGGTCGCCCGCTAG